One part of the Lotus japonicus ecotype B-129 chromosome 2, LjGifu_v1.2 genome encodes these proteins:
- the LOC130735517 gene encoding kunitz trypsin inhibitor 5-like, translating to MKTSLIAFSFICFTFTTELLIGLTIAAAPEPVLDTSGQKLRTGVNYYILPVLRGKSGGLTVESTGNKSCPPNVVQAKLEVWNGTPVTFTPYNAKDGVILTSTDLNIKSFPIKSPCGPSFVWKLQKELTGVWFLVTGGVEGNPGADTIVNWFKIEKAGKDYVLSFCPSVCKCNTLCRELGIYIDGKDKHLALSDKVPSFKVMFKRAEGWNM from the coding sequence atgaagacctcACTCATAGCATTTTCCTTCATTTGTTTTACCTTCACCACTGAACTCTTGATTGGCCTAACTATTGCTGCAGCACCTGAACCAGTGCTTGACACCTCAGGCCAGAAACTGAGAACAGGTGTCAATTACTACATTTTGCCTGTCTTAAGAGGCAAAAGTGGAGGGCTAACAGTTGAAAGCACAGGCAACAAGTCATGTCCCCCTAATGTGGTGCAAGCGAAGCTTGAAGTTTGGAATGGAACCCCAGTAACCTTCACACCCTACAATGCTAAAGATGGTGTCATCCTCACCTCAACAGATCTCAACATCAAGTCCTTTCCCATTAAATCTCCCTGTGGCCCATCCTTTGTGTGGAAGCTTCAAAAAGAGTTAACTGGAGTGTGGTTTTTGGTTACTGGTGGTGTTGAAGGAAATCCAGGTGCTGATACCATTGTCAATTGGTTCAAGATTGAGAAAGCTGGAAAAGACTATGTGCTTTCTTTCTGTCCCTCAGTCTGCAAATGCAATACTCTATGCAGGGAACTTGGGATCTATATTGATGGTAAGGACAAGCATTTGGCTCTCAGTGATAAAGTTCCATCCTTTAAAGTCATGTTCAAAAGGGCTGAGGGATGGAATATGTAG